One window of Bacillus sp. THAF10 genomic DNA carries:
- the ablB gene encoding putative beta-lysine N-acetyltransferase: MSNKTGREINLLNESFYLEGYKDYYNKRLKIEDIRGDLVNIVDQINRNKDSYVEKIIVKSRYEQVQALMEQGFVLEAVVPQYFLGSDMFFLCKYASIERYNSDKWCEEDDILEAVYKKKYSSILAELDSNLTLRLANEADAVKLSTLYASVFKIYPVPIENPDYIKQQMNLGTIFMIVERGSTIIAAASAEINLTYMNAEITDCATLPDNRGGGYMKHIILALEKELVKKQIFCSYSIARSLSFGMNATLQALSYSYSGRLKNNCYIYNNIEDMNVWNKNLTNGSADYSASSAES; this comes from the coding sequence ATGTCAAATAAAACGGGAAGAGAAATAAATTTATTGAACGAATCCTTCTATCTGGAAGGGTACAAAGATTACTATAACAAACGCTTAAAGATTGAAGACATCAGAGGAGATCTTGTCAATATTGTTGATCAAATCAATAGAAATAAGGATTCTTATGTAGAAAAAATCATTGTTAAATCCAGATATGAACAAGTGCAAGCACTAATGGAACAGGGATTCGTATTAGAAGCAGTTGTGCCACAGTATTTTTTAGGTAGTGATATGTTCTTTCTTTGCAAATATGCTTCTATAGAAAGATATAATAGCGATAAATGGTGTGAGGAAGACGATATATTGGAGGCGGTCTACAAAAAGAAATATTCCAGTATATTAGCTGAACTGGACTCTAACTTAACCTTAAGGCTAGCAAACGAAGCGGATGCAGTGAAACTATCCACGCTATATGCCTCTGTTTTTAAAATTTATCCCGTTCCTATAGAAAATCCCGATTATATAAAACAGCAAATGAATCTTGGGACAATTTTTATGATTGTGGAACGAGGTTCAACTATTATCGCAGCAGCCTCTGCAGAAATTAATCTGACCTATATGAATGCCGAAATTACAGATTGCGCGACCTTGCCTGATAACCGAGGCGGTGGTTACATGAAACATATTATTTTAGCATTAGAAAAAGAATTAGTGAAAAAACAAATTTTTTGCAGCTATTCTATCGCGAGATCATTATCCTTTGGGATGAATGCAACCCTTCAAGCATTATCGTATTCGTATTCTGGGAGATTAAAAAACAATTGCTACATTTATAACAATATAGAAGATATGAATGTATGGAACAAAAATCTAACCAATGGCTCTGCCGATTATTCGGCATCATCTGCCGAAAGTTAG
- a CDS encoding peptidase — MNYSEEIKTWLQKNKSKAIKLLQKLVQERSISGFESSAQAVVVEACREIGLEIDIWEPDIKELQTHPNFVSARETFQDSPNVVAIWRGTGGGQSIILNGHIDVVPEGDLKQWSHDPYEGKVEDGKVFGRGTTDMKGGNVSLLMAITLLKELGIRLKGDVIFQSVIEEESGGAGTLATILRGYKADAVLIPEPTNMKIFPKQQGSMWFRIYVKGKSAHGGTRYEGVSALEKALTVINTIKELEKKRNLRVTDPLFQHIPIPLPINIGKIEGGSWPSSVPDLIKLEGRIGVGPHETLEEVKEEFRHELSLLSKHDDWFTLHPVRLEWFGAQWVPGEIEMNHSFIKVLQNSIEKVRKQMAILEASPWGTDGGLFSSLMDTPTIIFGPGTTEVAHFPNEYISIDQMMEAAEIIAYLLIEWCGMSDESLQ, encoded by the coding sequence ATGAATTACTCAGAAGAGATAAAGACTTGGCTGCAAAAAAACAAAAGTAAAGCTATCAAACTTCTGCAAAAACTTGTTCAAGAAAGAAGTATATCGGGGTTTGAAAGCAGTGCCCAAGCAGTTGTGGTGGAGGCCTGCAGAGAAATCGGTTTAGAGATTGATATTTGGGAGCCAGATATAAAAGAGCTGCAAACCCATCCTAACTTTGTTTCAGCAAGAGAGACTTTTCAAGATTCTCCAAACGTCGTGGCAATCTGGCGTGGAACGGGCGGTGGGCAATCGATTATATTAAATGGGCATATCGATGTTGTACCTGAAGGGGACCTAAAACAATGGAGCCATGATCCCTACGAAGGAAAAGTAGAAGACGGTAAAGTGTTTGGGCGAGGGACCACCGATATGAAAGGTGGAAATGTTTCATTACTTATGGCAATTACTTTGTTAAAAGAGTTAGGAATCAGGTTAAAGGGAGATGTTATTTTTCAAAGCGTGATAGAAGAAGAAAGTGGTGGAGCAGGGACATTAGCTACTATCCTACGAGGGTACAAAGCAGATGCGGTATTAATTCCGGAACCGACAAATATGAAAATTTTCCCAAAACAACAAGGCTCGATGTGGTTTCGGATTTATGTAAAAGGGAAATCAGCACATGGCGGGACAAGATATGAAGGGGTAAGTGCTCTTGAAAAAGCTTTAACAGTCATCAACACAATTAAGGAACTTGAAAAGAAACGAAATCTTCGAGTGACTGATCCATTGTTTCAGCATATACCTATTCCACTTCCTATTAACATTGGAAAAATTGAGGGGGGAAGCTGGCCATCTTCCGTACCAGATTTAATTAAACTAGAAGGGCGCATTGGTGTCGGACCTCATGAAACATTAGAAGAAGTAAAAGAAGAATTCCGTCATGAACTTTCTTTACTATCTAAACATGATGATTGGTTCACTCTCCATCCTGTTCGACTTGAGTGGTTTGGTGCCCAATGGGTTCCTGGTGAAATAGAGATGAATCATTCCTTTATTAAGGTACTACAAAACAGTATAGAGAAAGTTAGGAAACAAATGGCCATTTTAGAGGCTTCTCCATGGGGAACAGATGGAGGATTGTTTTCATCCTTAATGGATACCCCCACTATTATTTTTGGTCCTGGAACAACAGAAGTTGCACACTTTCCAAATGAATACATTAGTATTGACCAAATGATGGAAGCTGCGGAAATCATCGCTTATCTGCTCATTGAATGGTGTGGGATGTCAGATGAATCTCTTCAATAA
- a CDS encoding 3-oxoacid CoA-transferase subunit B, with translation MGLGRDVRNLIAKRAAKEIKNGMVVNLGIGIPSLVPNHLPEGYHVFFHAENGILGMGSSPKARQEDENLCNAAGYPVTITKGASYFDSAMAFGMIRRGKLDVTILGSLQVSEKGDLANWIVPGKRVPGMGGAMELSQKAKKVIVLMNHCDKYGNSKIVKTCSLPITTPSCVHMIITELGVMEVTEAGITLKELMPEVTLKEIIDKTDANFIQTP, from the coding sequence ATGGGTTTGGGAAGAGACGTACGGAACCTCATTGCCAAAAGAGCAGCTAAAGAAATAAAAAATGGAATGGTTGTAAATCTTGGTATCGGAATTCCATCATTAGTTCCAAATCATTTACCCGAGGGATATCATGTCTTTTTCCATGCTGAAAATGGAATTTTAGGAATGGGAAGTTCGCCTAAAGCACGGCAAGAGGATGAAAATTTATGCAATGCTGCAGGATATCCCGTGACTATTACTAAAGGAGCTTCTTATTTTGATAGTGCCATGGCATTTGGCATGATTAGACGAGGAAAACTAGATGTAACCATTTTAGGCTCCTTACAAGTGAGTGAAAAAGGAGACTTAGCAAACTGGATTGTCCCAGGAAAAAGAGTTCCGGGTATGGGTGGTGCGATGGAGCTTTCGCAAAAAGCAAAAAAAGTAATCGTGTTAATGAACCATTGTGATAAATATGGAAATTCCAAAATAGTAAAAACATGTTCATTGCCTATCACCACACCCTCCTGTGTTCATATGATTATTACAGAGCTTGGGGTGATGGAAGTAACAGAAGCAGGTATCACGTTAAAAGAACTTATGCCTGAAGTTACCCTTAAAGAGATCATAGACAAAACAGATGCTAATTTTATACAAACACCATAA
- a CDS encoding CoA transferase subunit A, whose protein sequence is MKKIENSFKKMVKKEDVKPFFHDGMTIMFGGFGGVGTPPGLVDLILEAGVSDLTLIGNDAGFPTIGIGKVVCEGAVKKLIASHIGSNPVAGRLMTDNMLEVEFSPQGTLVERIRAGGVGLGGILVDVGITNEIVTKEKTILTVNNSPYILESALTADVSIIYAKQADPYGNLVFDKSARNTNPLVAMAGTITIVEVEEFVPLGFLDPEIIVTPGVYVDYMVQSEGVNWTWVWEETYGTSLPKEQLKK, encoded by the coding sequence GTGAAAAAAATAGAAAACAGCTTTAAAAAAATGGTAAAAAAAGAGGATGTAAAACCGTTTTTCCACGATGGAATGACCATCATGTTTGGCGGATTTGGAGGAGTAGGAACACCGCCAGGACTAGTAGACCTGATTCTTGAAGCGGGTGTCAGTGACCTCACCTTAATTGGGAATGATGCAGGTTTTCCAACCATAGGAATTGGAAAAGTAGTATGCGAAGGAGCAGTAAAAAAATTGATCGCTTCTCATATTGGTTCTAATCCGGTGGCTGGTAGACTCATGACGGATAATATGCTTGAAGTAGAATTTTCACCGCAAGGCACACTGGTGGAAAGGATTCGTGCAGGAGGTGTAGGGTTAGGAGGCATTCTTGTTGATGTTGGCATCACCAATGAAATTGTTACGAAAGAAAAGACCATTCTCACTGTAAACAATTCTCCTTACATCCTTGAGTCAGCTTTGACTGCTGATGTTTCCATTATCTATGCTAAACAAGCAGATCCCTATGGGAATTTAGTGTTTGATAAAAGCGCTAGAAATACGAATCCTTTAGTGGCAATGGCAGGGACGATCACCATTGTGGAAGTAGAGGAATTTGTCCCGCTTGGATTTTTAGACCCAGAAATTATTGTCACGCCAGGAGTGTACGTAGATTATATGGTTCAAAGTGAGGGGGTCAATTGGACATGGGTTTGGGAAGAGACGTACGGAACCTCATTGCCAAAAGAGCAGCTAAAGAAATAA
- a CDS encoding aspartate aminotransferase family protein, translating to MDQSYLIKPLLDKEYPVISHGNGVYLYDRDGKKYLDGSSGAVTASIGHHVQAVIDAMADQAAKVSFVYRSQFTSEAAENLASELMGLAPGDVNWSFFVNSGTEALETAMKISVQYWQENGLENKNQIISRWKSYHGITIGALSLSGHAERRKRFEPLLEKSPIVEPPYCYRCPFNLSYPTCKLKCAKDLERAIQEIGEDRVAAFVAEPIIGAAAGAVCPPDGYYEEVAKICAEYNVHFIADEVMTGIGRTGTMFAIEHWGVTPDIICIGKGMSAGYSPIAATLVSDRIVQSIISGSKIIMSGHTYSANPQSAAVANAVLGYIKKEKLVENGAKMGDYLKERLEKLQSMFSFIGDVRGRGLLLGMEMVSDDTTKYPFASEKAVTTRVIEIAQKNGLLIYPASAGVEGVGGDAIIIAPPLSITKQEIDELIDILEMTLSELQGYL from the coding sequence ATGGATCAGTCCTACCTTATTAAGCCGCTTTTGGATAAAGAATATCCAGTAATAAGTCATGGAAATGGTGTCTATTTATATGATAGGGATGGAAAGAAATATTTAGACGGTTCCTCTGGCGCAGTCACAGCAAGCATCGGCCATCATGTACAAGCTGTGATTGATGCAATGGCAGATCAAGCGGCAAAGGTTTCATTTGTATACCGTTCCCAATTTACGAGTGAGGCAGCTGAAAACCTTGCCTCTGAGTTAATGGGGCTTGCTCCTGGTGATGTTAATTGGTCTTTTTTTGTCAATAGTGGAACAGAAGCCCTTGAAACGGCAATGAAAATCTCTGTTCAATACTGGCAGGAAAATGGATTGGAAAATAAAAACCAAATTATCTCAAGGTGGAAAAGCTATCATGGGATTACAATCGGTGCTTTGTCTTTATCTGGACATGCTGAAAGAAGAAAAAGATTTGAACCGTTATTAGAGAAGTCTCCAATTGTTGAACCACCATATTGTTATAGATGCCCGTTTAATCTTTCTTACCCTACCTGTAAGCTGAAATGTGCGAAAGATTTAGAAAGAGCTATACAAGAAATAGGGGAAGACAGGGTTGCCGCTTTTGTGGCTGAGCCAATTATTGGTGCGGCTGCTGGCGCAGTTTGTCCTCCTGATGGATATTATGAAGAGGTTGCAAAAATCTGTGCCGAATACAATGTTCATTTTATTGCAGATGAAGTGATGACTGGGATAGGCAGAACAGGAACCATGTTTGCAATTGAACATTGGGGAGTAACTCCAGATATTATCTGTATTGGAAAGGGGATGAGCGCAGGTTATAGCCCAATTGCCGCAACACTTGTAAGTGACAGAATTGTCCAAAGTATTATAAGTGGCTCAAAAATTATTATGAGCGGGCATACCTATAGTGCCAATCCACAATCTGCCGCAGTAGCCAATGCTGTTCTTGGATATATAAAGAAAGAAAAGCTTGTAGAAAATGGAGCAAAAATGGGAGATTACTTGAAAGAAAGGTTAGAAAAACTACAAAGTATGTTTTCTTTTATCGGAGATGTTAGAGGCAGAGGACTTTTACTTGGAATGGAAATGGTCTCAGATGATACAACGAAATATCCATTTGCTTCAGAAAAAGCAGTCACGACAAGAGTAATAGAAATTGCCCAAAAGAATGGATTGCTTATTTATCCTGCCTCAGCGGGAGTGGAAGGAGTAGGAGGAGATGCGATTATCATTGCCCCTCCACTTTCCATTACAAAACAAGAAATCGATGAATTAATAGATATCCTAGAAATGACCCTAAGTGAACTACAAGGATACTTATAA
- a CDS encoding YjcZ family sporulation protein, whose product MHDYCYYTCGPCGYPQQVAPAYGCGNPFVLIVVLFILLIIVGACYCK is encoded by the coding sequence ATGCATGATTACTGTTACTACACTTGTGGACCTTGCGGTTACCCCCAGCAGGTAGCACCTGCATACGGCTGTGGAAATCCATTTGTATTGATTGTTGTGCTATTCATTTTGCTAATTATTGTAGGAGCTTGCTACTGCAAATAA
- a CDS encoding methyl-accepting chemotaxis protein: MSVLSVEELKFQDLLKKNKLMFFVVFFSYGAGLLVNILVPAADLITYTLIVAFCLSIVMFGLTKWNKWFHQCVPYFTVSVTFIVFFIILVGRGASLSGFILPFFVLVIATIYFNKRVFFVGGVGSLMLFGFSLYSFLKGNLLIEGQVGNIILLFVLLFVVTIVQVRIGNRLFVQFEGIVNDMKTANEERQKKQDSFQQDALQLIKHINNVHERLSLNIQSQREISLTIQELSVGSQRQTDQISSIAELTNDVTSLMDHIVTKSNGLYDYTNTTKSTAGQGQLKAVGLTENMSAFSRDVKEMDNVFRVLTEKIDDTNTLTQHIKNITEQTNLLALNASIEAARAGEAGRGFAVVAEEIRKLASLTGETTKEITENLASLNETKEEVLLKLQMNVREMTKNVEATNEVNQFFHQISETLANLLTDVKDFHHFAKTVQEKTTNTDHYTGEFAALMEEATAGLEEISASVEQVTNDNNHIEHTLKNMVLVIDKMEQNK; the protein is encoded by the coding sequence ATGTCGGTTTTAAGTGTAGAAGAGTTGAAGTTTCAAGACTTATTAAAAAAGAATAAGCTTATGTTTTTCGTCGTGTTCTTTTCCTATGGCGCGGGTTTGTTAGTGAACATTCTCGTTCCTGCTGCAGATTTAATAACGTACACCTTAATTGTAGCATTTTGCTTAAGTATCGTGATGTTTGGGTTAACCAAATGGAACAAATGGTTTCATCAATGCGTTCCTTATTTTACAGTCAGTGTTACATTTATTGTGTTTTTTATTATTTTGGTTGGACGAGGGGCATCTTTATCAGGTTTTATCCTACCTTTTTTTGTTCTTGTGATTGCAACCATTTATTTTAACAAAAGGGTGTTTTTTGTTGGAGGAGTAGGAAGTCTTATGTTGTTTGGGTTTTCCTTATACTCCTTTTTAAAAGGTAATCTCCTTATTGAAGGCCAAGTAGGTAATATCATCCTGCTTTTTGTATTATTGTTTGTTGTAACAATCGTACAGGTGAGAATAGGCAACCGATTATTTGTACAATTTGAAGGAATTGTTAATGACATGAAAACAGCTAATGAAGAGAGACAGAAAAAGCAAGATAGCTTCCAGCAAGATGCATTGCAGTTAATTAAACACATAAATAATGTTCATGAAAGATTAAGTTTGAATATCCAATCACAAAGAGAGATATCCTTGACCATTCAAGAACTGTCAGTAGGGAGTCAAAGACAAACGGACCAAATTAGCAGCATTGCGGAACTCACAAATGATGTCACCTCATTGATGGATCACATTGTCACTAAATCAAACGGATTATATGATTATACAAATACGACAAAATCTACTGCAGGACAAGGTCAATTAAAGGCTGTAGGGCTTACAGAAAACATGAGTGCCTTTTCTCGGGATGTAAAAGAAATGGATAATGTTTTCCGTGTATTAACAGAAAAAATTGACGACACAAATACGTTAACACAGCATATTAAAAATATTACAGAGCAAACCAATCTGCTTGCTTTGAATGCTTCCATTGAAGCGGCAAGAGCTGGAGAGGCAGGCAGGGGATTCGCCGTTGTAGCAGAGGAAATCAGAAAGCTAGCAAGTTTAACAGGTGAAACCACGAAAGAAATAACCGAAAATCTTGCTTCTTTGAATGAAACAAAGGAAGAAGTTTTGCTTAAGCTGCAAATGAATGTAAGAGAAATGACAAAAAATGTAGAAGCAACCAATGAAGTAAATCAATTCTTCCATCAAATCAGTGAAACGTTAGCAAACTTACTTACGGATGTTAAAGACTTTCATCATTTTGCTAAAACTGTTCAGGAAAAAACAACCAACACAGACCACTATACAGGTGAGTTTGCAGCATTGATGGAGGAAGCGACGGCTGGTCTTGAAGAAATAAGTGCAAGTGTAGAACAGGTAACAAATGATAATAACCATATTGAACATACTTTAAAAAACATGGTATTGGTGATTGATAAAATGGAACAAAATAAATAG
- the msrA gene encoding peptide-methionine (S)-S-oxide reductase MsrA: MSDNLELATFAGGCFWCMVKPFDEHDGIERVVSGYTGGHKENPTYKEVCSETTGHYEAVQILFNPNVYSYEKLLELFWNQIDPTDAGGQFHDRGDSYRTAIFYHSSEQQQKAEESKRQLEKSGRFTAPIATQILPAKPFYPAEEYHQDYYKKNPFRYKMYAKGSGREAFIKKHWKKPSDELKNKLTPMQYEVTQNNGTEPPFQNEYYNHTQEGIYVDIVSGEPLFSSKDKYDAGCGWPSFTKPIDTTTIKEEMDVSHRMVRTEVRSKNGDSHLGHVFEDGPVEKGGLRYCINSAALKFIPVEDLDKEGYADYKKLFD, encoded by the coding sequence ATGAGCGATAACTTAGAGCTTGCAACGTTTGCTGGCGGATGTTTTTGGTGTATGGTAAAACCGTTTGATGAGCACGATGGAATTGAACGAGTCGTTTCTGGATACACAGGGGGACACAAAGAAAATCCAACGTATAAAGAAGTGTGTTCAGAAACCACAGGGCATTATGAAGCGGTGCAGATCTTATTTAATCCAAATGTTTATTCTTATGAAAAGCTGTTGGAACTCTTTTGGAATCAAATTGATCCTACCGATGCGGGCGGCCAGTTTCATGACAGAGGAGACTCTTATAGAACAGCAATTTTCTATCATTCAAGCGAGCAACAGCAAAAAGCAGAAGAGTCTAAAAGGCAATTGGAGAAGAGTGGAAGATTTACAGCTCCGATTGCTACACAGATACTACCGGCAAAGCCGTTCTATCCTGCAGAAGAATATCATCAGGATTACTATAAAAAGAATCCATTTCGCTATAAAATGTATGCAAAAGGATCTGGGAGGGAAGCTTTTATCAAAAAGCATTGGAAAAAACCAAGTGATGAATTGAAAAATAAGCTAACACCTATGCAATATGAAGTGACGCAAAATAATGGAACAGAGCCACCTTTTCAAAATGAATATTATAACCACACACAAGAAGGAATATATGTAGACATCGTGTCAGGTGAACCATTGTTTAGTTCAAAAGATAAATATGATGCAGGCTGCGGATGGCCAAGCTTTACGAAGCCAATTGATACAACAACCATAAAAGAAGAAATGGATGTAAGTCACCGAATGGTTCGTACAGAAGTCAGAAGCAAAAACGGAGACTCCCATCTTGGGCACGTATTTGAAGACGGTCCAGTTGAAAAAGGTGGTTTACGATACTGCATAAATTCTGCAGCACTAAAATTCATACCTGTAGAAGACCTTGATAAAGAGGGATACGCTGATTACAAAAAGCTATTTGACTAA
- a CDS encoding GTP-binding protein, with amino-acid sequence MKKKIEVYILAGFLGSGKTTLLTQMLETEQNANRKVAVVMNELGQVSIDSDAIPKNTPLSELFDGCICCTIQEKLESTLQGLLLNEDLDAIYIETTGAAHPIEVLDTVLSPIFAESFVDPKIITLLDLLRWQDQNNLSIQIKQLIREQVRHADLLIVNKMDLVSEADTASMLYEIQSINPNATTLLTNYAKIPPYSWKHTKSLEKEEHEVSHVKEQLNLKSFVYQFQSAIDLDEFENWLRQLPDSVYRIKGYLRFEHTSSIYLFQYSYGTPLYMKEMVKVPLNLVLIGENLDQQMLRDQLQHLERK; translated from the coding sequence ATGAAAAAGAAAATCGAAGTTTACATTTTGGCTGGATTTTTAGGTAGTGGAAAAACTACATTATTAACACAAATGCTTGAAACAGAGCAAAATGCGAATAGAAAAGTTGCGGTCGTCATGAATGAATTAGGGCAAGTATCGATAGATTCTGATGCGATTCCAAAAAACACTCCACTTTCAGAGCTGTTTGACGGTTGTATTTGCTGTACGATACAAGAAAAATTGGAATCCACTCTCCAGGGTTTACTACTAAATGAAGACTTGGATGCTATCTATATAGAAACAACAGGAGCCGCTCATCCGATAGAAGTTCTTGATACGGTCCTATCCCCAATTTTTGCGGAGAGTTTTGTTGACCCAAAAATAATTACTCTTCTAGATTTATTAAGATGGCAAGATCAAAATAATCTTTCTATTCAAATCAAACAGCTAATTCGAGAACAAGTAAGACACGCTGATTTGTTAATTGTAAATAAAATGGACTTAGTAAGTGAAGCAGACACAGCGAGCATGTTATATGAAATTCAATCAATAAATCCAAATGCGACTACCTTGTTAACTAACTATGCCAAAATCCCACCTTATAGCTGGAAGCATACAAAAAGTTTGGAAAAAGAAGAACATGAAGTTTCCCATGTAAAGGAACAGCTTAACCTTAAATCGTTTGTTTACCAGTTTCAGTCTGCGATAGATTTAGATGAATTTGAGAATTGGTTAAGGCAGCTTCCTGATTCCGTATACCGGATAAAAGGTTATCTACGCTTTGAACACACGTCTAGCATCTATCTCTTTCAATATTCCTATGGGACCCCTTTATATATGAAAGAAATGGTTAAGGTTCCTTTGAATCTAGTATTGATTGGCGAAAATTTAGACCAGCAAATGCTAAGAGACCAACTTCAGCACCTAGAAAGAAAATAG
- a CDS encoding protein-glutamine gamma-glutamyltransferase: MIEVAGKSLDESMLNLEESFQKDILNILLDDSSIHEYDSVEELKFELAYRQNLVISGTAMSEGEARFETFAGATCNPDFWQLTPNGGFLLKKTVSPSDAIIDIFTNSSNYAFECATAMVINLYHGLLLTIGKRLFDKLFKELYLYSWHFDADLVMDSSHTYHLIPGDIVYFDNPDYNPMTFWWRGENALYMGSDQYFGHGIGIQSKKYIVDFLNSTALPEATRPATLTDYVARPDFRQLSKILGTVYMQSERKQQHTIIHHNKSSISCHRYLQLLHNLYFST; the protein is encoded by the coding sequence TTGATAGAAGTTGCAGGAAAATCGTTGGATGAATCCATGCTTAATCTAGAAGAAAGCTTCCAAAAAGACATTCTAAATATTTTGTTAGATGATTCATCCATCCATGAGTATGATAGTGTAGAGGAACTAAAATTTGAACTTGCTTATCGTCAAAATTTAGTAATTAGTGGTACCGCCATGAGCGAAGGGGAGGCCCGTTTTGAAACCTTTGCTGGTGCGACGTGTAACCCTGACTTTTGGCAATTGACCCCTAACGGAGGCTTTTTATTAAAAAAAACAGTCTCTCCTTCTGATGCAATTATTGATATATTTACCAATAGTTCTAATTATGCCTTTGAATGTGCAACAGCCATGGTCATTAACTTATATCATGGGCTGTTATTAACTATAGGAAAACGGCTTTTTGATAAGCTTTTCAAGGAACTTTACTTATACAGCTGGCATTTTGATGCAGATCTTGTAATGGACTCTTCTCACACCTACCACCTTATCCCGGGAGATATCGTATACTTTGATAATCCAGATTACAACCCAATGACCTTTTGGTGGAGAGGTGAAAATGCCTTATATATGGGAAGTGATCAATATTTTGGTCATGGTATTGGAATCCAATCAAAAAAGTACATTGTTGACTTTTTAAACAGTACAGCGTTACCTGAGGCGACCCGTCCAGCGACGTTAACAGATTATGTGGCCCGTCCGGATTTTCGACAATTATCAAAAATTCTAGGTACAGTTTATATGCAGTCGGAAAGAAAGCAGCAACATACCATCATTCATCATAATAAATCTTCCATTTCCTGTCATAGATATTTACAGCTATTACACAATCTTTATTTTTCAACATGA
- the fbpA gene encoding Fur-regulated basic protein FbpA has product MAGKLHQAITFAREYYIDALVKAGYFVHQKQLSAYTLSELKKEYSTLILPRKKDQL; this is encoded by the coding sequence ATGGCAGGGAAATTACACCAAGCTATCACGTTTGCAAGAGAATACTATATCGATGCGCTTGTGAAAGCGGGTTACTTTGTCCATCAGAAGCAATTGTCAGCCTATACACTTAGTGAATTGAAAAAAGAATACAGTACGTTAATTTTACCAAGAAAAAAAGACCAACTTTAA
- a CDS encoding MerR family transcriptional regulator: protein MSQEETPLKDRKVISIGTVRDLTGLSERQIRYYEERKLIFPARNGSGIRKYSFADVERLMEIANQMEEGVQTHEIRREWKKKEKEHENWKKQMLKGQIQAHFKQNRP, encoded by the coding sequence GTGAGTCAGGAAGAAACACCACTGAAAGACCGAAAAGTTATTTCTATTGGGACTGTCAGAGATTTAACAGGATTATCCGAGCGTCAAATTCGATATTATGAGGAAAGGAAACTCATCTTCCCAGCCCGAAATGGATCTGGTATTCGAAAGTATTCCTTTGCGGATGTAGAAAGATTAATGGAAATTGCAAATCAAATGGAGGAAGGAGTACAAACTCACGAAATACGAAGGGAATGGAAAAAGAAAGAAAAAGAGCATGAAAACTGGAAAAAGCAAATGCTAAAAGGACAAATTCAGGCACATTTCAAACAAAACAGGCCGTAA